From Flavobacteriales bacterium:
GCTGAGTTCTTACAATAGCAATAGCGTCAATTAGAACAAACCTACTAGTATCTATGCTAAGCCTAAAGAACCTATTAGCTTTTGGAGTTTTATTTGGACTGACATCGTGTTTCTATTCAACGAAGTATGTCGTCAAATATGACATAATAGAGTCAACCAAATCTGGACAGGCTAGGGAAGAAATTCTTAACCAGATCAACATATTAGCTGTTAAGCATAAATTACAAAAAGACAAAAAATTCAGCAAAACTGATACGCTTGGTTTTTTTGGATCCCCTTATCACTACTTCAAGTTTTGGACAGACAATAACGATGTAGTAGTGATTTTGAATTTAAAGTATAATGGAAGTTTTGGAAATCGAAAAAATCCTCCATACGATAGCCTACTTTCTCAACTGACGGATAGTCTCAATCAAAATTTCAATGTGACTAACATTCAGATAAACGAAGAAACAAATCGAAAAAATAAGATTAAATAGAAAAACTGCGGTCACCAGAAGCTAAACTTTCTTATAATATTAAATATCGTAAGTACTGAACCTCGTACTTTATCTAAGCCTTATTCTATTTCCCAGATTAACTCAGTTTCAAAACCTTCTTTAGTTTCAATTCCTCCAGAGAGGGTGATTGTTTTTTCAGGTTGTTTCTTGTCCATGTAATCTCCTGTATCCCACTTCTGGTTGTTATTGGAATCGTAGGTCAATTTTAACTCATAATTGCCTTTAGCTAAATTATTAAAAGTGATTGTATCGTTTCCGGTAACGTTGACCTCACCAAGCTTTCCACCTTTTTTATCTGCTAGCGTTGCAAAGTAGTTTTGATTGTCTTTACCTCCTTGTAAAATAATATTTACGGTACTGTAATAACTCGAATCCTTTGTCATGAATCTAATAGTAATACTATCGTTTGATAAACCTTTTTTCGTCTTAAATGCGCCTGGAAGTGCGGTTAGACTATATTTTGTATCTGTTTTCCATTTATTATCTATTTGTAAATTTTCAAAAAACGGTCTAGAAGGTTTCACTATGTTGATCGGAATAATGTTTGTATCCTCTAATAATGCAAGAAGGTTTACATCATATTCATAGACTAACTCAGGGAAACGTAAATAGAACTCCTCGAAGAACTCGAACCTACCGCGCTTGCCTAATTTGGCACTTACGTTTAGATACTGCTCTATTGAAGTATCCACCTCAATTTCCTTTGGCCTTATGAGGTAGATTGTATCTTGAAATGGAGAGTCGCTTAATTTAATAAGTATTGTGTCGGGCCGGTTAGACTCCATCCAAAAAGTAAGCGAGTCTTTCTCCTGGTTCCAGTAGTTATCTAATATGTTGTTACCAGAAAGAGTTAAGTTTTCTGTAGGTCGATTAAATGGAACTACATACTTGTCTCCTCGGTTAATAATCTTGTGGGTAGA
This genomic window contains:
- a CDS encoding Ig-like domain-containing protein, with the protein product MYYRPNFLTFLFAFASVIFFAGCAQMVAPKGGDKDIAPPVALSFKPENKTTNYLPKKPLEIEFDEYVKIESALKNIIISPPIDEKLEVFRTGKKVVVKIKSELDPNTTYCIKYGDAIKDITENNVLSNLEYVISTGAVIDSAKISGVVRDALTDRPVKDIQVYAYSNNEDSIPYKSIPSYYAVTNDSGLFEISYMRQGAYKIFALKDDNRNMIFDIPSEYIGYAEGMVEANDSSIIEIVLFQEDYELQSTHKIINRGDKYVVPFNRPTENLTLSGNNILDNYWNQEKDSLTFWMESNRPDTILIKLSDSPFQDTIYLIRPKEIEVDTSIEQYLNVSAKLGKRGRFEFFEEFYLRFPELVYEYDVNLLALLEDTNIIPINIVKPSRPFFENLQIDNKWKTDTKYSLTALPGAFKTKKGLSNDSITIRFMTKDSSYYSTVNIILQGGKDNQNYFATLADKKGGKLGEVNVTGNDTITFNNLAKGNYELKLTYDSNNNQKWDTGDYMDKKQPEKTITLSGGIETKEGFETELIWEIE